A genomic stretch from Physeter macrocephalus isolate SW-GA unplaced genomic scaffold, ASM283717v5 random_4, whole genome shotgun sequence includes:
- the SLC27A1 gene encoding long-chain fatty acid transport protein 1 isoform X3 produces MRAPGAGSAAVASLVLLWLLGLPWIWSTAVALGVYVGGGGWRFLRIVCKTARRDLFGLFVLMRVRLELRWHQRARHTIPQIFQEVVRRQPEHLALVDAGSGMCWTFAQLDAYSNAVANLFCQLGYTPGDVVAIFLEGRPEFVGLWLGLAKAGMEAVLLNVNLRREPLVFCLGVSGAKALVFGRELAAVVAEVSGQLGKSLVKFCSGDLGPEGVLPDTQLLDPLLKEASTAPLAQPPGKGMDDRLLYIYTSGTTGLPKAAIVVHSSPCTPCPCRYYRIAAFVHHSYSMQAADVLYDCLPLYHSAGNIIGVGQCLIYGLTVVLRKKFSASRFWDDCDKYNCTVVQYIGEICRYLLKQPVSEAEGRHRVRLAVGNGLRPAIWEEFTERFGVRQVGEFYGATECNCSIANMDGKVGSCGFNSRILPNVYPIRLVKVNEDTMELLRDAQGLCIPCQAGEPGLLVGQINQQDPLRRFDGYISESATSRKITHSVFRKGDSAYLSGDVLVMDELGYMYFRDRSGDTFRWRGENVSTTEVEGVLSRLLGQTDVAVYGVAVPGVEGKAGMAAIADPHGQLSPNALYQELQKVLAPYARPIFLRLLPQVDTTGTFKIQKTRLQHEGFDPRQTSDRLFFLDLKQGHYLPLDQGVYTRICSGAFSL; encoded by the exons CGGCCTCTTTGTGCTGATGCGCGTGCGCCTGGAGCTGCGGTGGCACCAGCGCGCCCGCCACACCATCCCACAGATCTTCCAGGAGGTGGTACGGCGGCAGCCTGAGCACCTGGCGCTGGTGGACGCGGGCAGCGGCATGTGCTGGACCTTCGCACAGCTGGACGCCTACTCCAATGCCGTGGCCAACCTATTCTGCCAGCTGGGCTACACGCCAGGCGACGTGGTGGCCATCTTCCTGGAGGGCCGGCCTGAGTTCGTGGGGCTGTGGCTGGGTCTGGCCAAGGCGGGCATGGAGGCCGTGCTGCTCAACGTTAACCTGCGGCGGGAGCCCCTGGTCTTCTGCCTGGGCGTCTCGGGTGCCAAGGCCCTGGTCTTCGGACGGGAGCTGGCAGCGG TGGTGGCTGAGGTGAGTGGACAGCTGGGCAAGAGCCTGGTCAAGTTCTGTTCTGGAGACTTGGGGCCCGAGGGTGTCTTGCCGGACACCCAGCTCCTGGACCCGCTGCTGAAGGAGGCCTCCACAGCCCCCCTAGCCCAGCCCCCTGGCAAGGGCATGGATG ATCGACTCCTCTACATCTACACGTCAGGGACCACGGGGCTGCCCAAGGCTGCCATCGTCGTACACAGCAG CCCCTGCACTCCCTGCCCCTGCAGGTACTACCGCATAGCGGCATTTGTTCACCACTCCTACAGCATGCAGGCGGCAGATGTGCTCTACGACTGTCTGCCCCTGTACCACTCGGCAG GGAACATCATTGGCGTGGGTCAGTGTCTCATCTACGGGCTGACCGTGGTCCTCCGCAAGAAGTTTTCAGCCAGCCGCTTCTGGGATGACTGCGACAAGTACAACTGCACG GTGGTCCAGTACATCGGGGAGATCTGCCGCTACCTGCTGAAACAGCCGGTGAGCGAGGCAGAAGGGCGGCACCGCGTGCGCCTGGCGGTGGGCAACGGGCTGCGGCCAGCCATCTGGGAGGAGTTCACGGAGCGCTTCGGCGTGCGCCAGGTCGGCGAGTTCTACGGAGCCACCGAGTGCAACTGCAGCATCGCCAACATGGACGGGAAG GTCGGCTCCTGTGGCTTCAACAGCCGCATCCTGCCCAATGTGTACCCCATCCGACTGGTGAAGGTCAATGAGGACACCATGGAACTACTGCGGGATGCCCAGGGCCTCTGCATCCCATGCCAGGCGG GGGAGCCCGGCCTCCTCGTGGGCCAGATCAACCAGCAGGACCCGCTGCGTCGCTTCGATGGCTACATCAGCGAGAGTGCCACGAGCAGGAAGATCACCCACAGCGTCTTCCGCAAGGGTGACAGCGCCTACCTCTCAG GTGACGTGCTGGTGATGGATGAGCTGGGCTATATGTACTTCCGGGACCGCAGTGGGGACACCTTCCGCTGGCGTGGGGAGAACGTCTCCACCACTGAGGTGGAGGGTGTGCTGAGTCGCCTGCTGGGCCAGACAGATGTGGCCGTGTACGGGGTGGCCGTGCCAG GGGTGGAGGGCAAAGCAGGCATGGCGGCCATTGCGGACCCCCACGGCCAGCTGAGTCCCAATGCCCTGTACCAGGAGCTGCAGAAGGTGCTGGCGCCCTACGCACGGCCCATCTTCCTGCGCCTCCTGCCCCAGGTGGACACCACAG gCACCTTCAAGATTCAGAAGACAAGGCTGCAGCACGAGGGCTTCGACCCACGCCAGACCTCAGACCGGCTCTTCTTCCTGGACCTGAAGCAGGGCCACTACCTGCCTCTGGATCAGGGTGTCTACACCCGCATCTGTTCGGGCGCCTTCTCTCTCTGA
- the SLC27A1 gene encoding long-chain fatty acid transport protein 1 isoform X6: protein MRVRLELRWHQRARHTIPQIFQEVVRRQPEHLALVDAGSGMCWTFAQLDAYSNAVANLFCQLGYTPGDVVAIFLEGRPEFVGLWLGLAKAGMEAVLLNVNLRREPLVFCLGVSGAKALVFGRELAAVVAEVSGQLGKSLVKFCSGDLGPEGVLPDTQLLDPLLKEASTAPLAQPPGKGMDDRLLYIYTSGTTGLPKAAIVVHSSPCTPCPCRYYRIAAFVHHSYSMQAADVLYDCLPLYHSAGNIIGVGQCLIYGLTVVLRKKFSASRFWDDCDKYNCTVVQYIGEICRYLLKQPVSEAEGRHRVRLAVGNGLRPAIWEEFTERFGVRQVGEFYGATECNCSIANMDGKVGSCGFNSRILPNVYPIRLVKVNEDTMELLRDAQGLCIPCQAGEPGLLVGQINQQDPLRRFDGYISESATSRKITHSVFRKGDSAYLSGDVLVMDELGYMYFRDRSGDTFRWRGENVSTTEVEGVLSRLLGQTDVAVYGVAVPGVEGKAGMAAIADPHGQLSPNALYQELQKVLAPYARPIFLRLLPQVDTTGTFKIQKTRLQHEGFDPRQTSDRLFFLDLKQGHYLPLDQGVYTRICSGAFSL from the exons ATGCGCGTGCGCCTGGAGCTGCGGTGGCACCAGCGCGCCCGCCACACCATCCCACAGATCTTCCAGGAGGTGGTACGGCGGCAGCCTGAGCACCTGGCGCTGGTGGACGCGGGCAGCGGCATGTGCTGGACCTTCGCACAGCTGGACGCCTACTCCAATGCCGTGGCCAACCTATTCTGCCAGCTGGGCTACACGCCAGGCGACGTGGTGGCCATCTTCCTGGAGGGCCGGCCTGAGTTCGTGGGGCTGTGGCTGGGTCTGGCCAAGGCGGGCATGGAGGCCGTGCTGCTCAACGTTAACCTGCGGCGGGAGCCCCTGGTCTTCTGCCTGGGCGTCTCGGGTGCCAAGGCCCTGGTCTTCGGACGGGAGCTGGCAGCGG TGGTGGCTGAGGTGAGTGGACAGCTGGGCAAGAGCCTGGTCAAGTTCTGTTCTGGAGACTTGGGGCCCGAGGGTGTCTTGCCGGACACCCAGCTCCTGGACCCGCTGCTGAAGGAGGCCTCCACAGCCCCCCTAGCCCAGCCCCCTGGCAAGGGCATGGATG ATCGACTCCTCTACATCTACACGTCAGGGACCACGGGGCTGCCCAAGGCTGCCATCGTCGTACACAGCAG CCCCTGCACTCCCTGCCCCTGCAGGTACTACCGCATAGCGGCATTTGTTCACCACTCCTACAGCATGCAGGCGGCAGATGTGCTCTACGACTGTCTGCCCCTGTACCACTCGGCAG GGAACATCATTGGCGTGGGTCAGTGTCTCATCTACGGGCTGACCGTGGTCCTCCGCAAGAAGTTTTCAGCCAGCCGCTTCTGGGATGACTGCGACAAGTACAACTGCACG GTGGTCCAGTACATCGGGGAGATCTGCCGCTACCTGCTGAAACAGCCGGTGAGCGAGGCAGAAGGGCGGCACCGCGTGCGCCTGGCGGTGGGCAACGGGCTGCGGCCAGCCATCTGGGAGGAGTTCACGGAGCGCTTCGGCGTGCGCCAGGTCGGCGAGTTCTACGGAGCCACCGAGTGCAACTGCAGCATCGCCAACATGGACGGGAAG GTCGGCTCCTGTGGCTTCAACAGCCGCATCCTGCCCAATGTGTACCCCATCCGACTGGTGAAGGTCAATGAGGACACCATGGAACTACTGCGGGATGCCCAGGGCCTCTGCATCCCATGCCAGGCGG GGGAGCCCGGCCTCCTCGTGGGCCAGATCAACCAGCAGGACCCGCTGCGTCGCTTCGATGGCTACATCAGCGAGAGTGCCACGAGCAGGAAGATCACCCACAGCGTCTTCCGCAAGGGTGACAGCGCCTACCTCTCAG GTGACGTGCTGGTGATGGATGAGCTGGGCTATATGTACTTCCGGGACCGCAGTGGGGACACCTTCCGCTGGCGTGGGGAGAACGTCTCCACCACTGAGGTGGAGGGTGTGCTGAGTCGCCTGCTGGGCCAGACAGATGTGGCCGTGTACGGGGTGGCCGTGCCAG GGGTGGAGGGCAAAGCAGGCATGGCGGCCATTGCGGACCCCCACGGCCAGCTGAGTCCCAATGCCCTGTACCAGGAGCTGCAGAAGGTGCTGGCGCCCTACGCACGGCCCATCTTCCTGCGCCTCCTGCCCCAGGTGGACACCACAG gCACCTTCAAGATTCAGAAGACAAGGCTGCAGCACGAGGGCTTCGACCCACGCCAGACCTCAGACCGGCTCTTCTTCCTGGACCTGAAGCAGGGCCACTACCTGCCTCTGGATCAGGGTGTCTACACCCGCATCTGTTCGGGCGCCTTCTCTCTCTGA
- the SLC27A1 gene encoding long-chain fatty acid transport protein 1 isoform X1 — MRAPGAGSAAVASLVLLWLLGLPWIWSTAVALGVYVGGGGWRFLRIVCKTARRDLFGLFVLMRVRLELRWHQRARHTIPQIFQEVVRRQPEHLALVDAGSGMCWTFAQLDAYSNAVANLFCQLGYTPGDVVAIFLEGRPEFVGLWLGLAKAGMEAVLLNVNLRREPLVFCLGVSGAKALVFGRELAAVVAEVSGQLGKSLVKFCSGDLGPEGVLPDTQLLDPLLKEASTAPLAQPPGKGMDDRLLYIYTSGTTGLPKAAIVVHSSPCTPCPCRYYRIAAFVHHSYSMQAADVLYDCLPLYHSAGNIIGVGQCLIYGLTVVLRKKFSASRFWDDCDKYNCTVVQYIGEICRYLLKQPVSEAEGRHRVRLAVGNGLRPAIWEEFTERFGVRQVGEFYGATECNCSIANMDGKVGSCGFNSRILPNVYPIRLVKVNEDTMELLRDAQGLCIPCQAGEPGLLVGQINQQDPLRRFDGYISESATSRKITHSVFRKGDSAYLSGVQTLGAGCRDGRLPSYLPLSSLSGDVLVMDELGYMYFRDRSGDTFRWRGENVSTTEVEGVLSRLLGQTDVAVYGVAVPGVEGKAGMAAIADPHGQLSPNALYQELQKVLAPYARPIFLRLLPQVDTTGTFKIQKTRLQHEGFDPRQTSDRLFFLDLKQGHYLPLDQGVYTRICSGAFSL, encoded by the exons CGGCCTCTTTGTGCTGATGCGCGTGCGCCTGGAGCTGCGGTGGCACCAGCGCGCCCGCCACACCATCCCACAGATCTTCCAGGAGGTGGTACGGCGGCAGCCTGAGCACCTGGCGCTGGTGGACGCGGGCAGCGGCATGTGCTGGACCTTCGCACAGCTGGACGCCTACTCCAATGCCGTGGCCAACCTATTCTGCCAGCTGGGCTACACGCCAGGCGACGTGGTGGCCATCTTCCTGGAGGGCCGGCCTGAGTTCGTGGGGCTGTGGCTGGGTCTGGCCAAGGCGGGCATGGAGGCCGTGCTGCTCAACGTTAACCTGCGGCGGGAGCCCCTGGTCTTCTGCCTGGGCGTCTCGGGTGCCAAGGCCCTGGTCTTCGGACGGGAGCTGGCAGCGG TGGTGGCTGAGGTGAGTGGACAGCTGGGCAAGAGCCTGGTCAAGTTCTGTTCTGGAGACTTGGGGCCCGAGGGTGTCTTGCCGGACACCCAGCTCCTGGACCCGCTGCTGAAGGAGGCCTCCACAGCCCCCCTAGCCCAGCCCCCTGGCAAGGGCATGGATG ATCGACTCCTCTACATCTACACGTCAGGGACCACGGGGCTGCCCAAGGCTGCCATCGTCGTACACAGCAG CCCCTGCACTCCCTGCCCCTGCAGGTACTACCGCATAGCGGCATTTGTTCACCACTCCTACAGCATGCAGGCGGCAGATGTGCTCTACGACTGTCTGCCCCTGTACCACTCGGCAG GGAACATCATTGGCGTGGGTCAGTGTCTCATCTACGGGCTGACCGTGGTCCTCCGCAAGAAGTTTTCAGCCAGCCGCTTCTGGGATGACTGCGACAAGTACAACTGCACG GTGGTCCAGTACATCGGGGAGATCTGCCGCTACCTGCTGAAACAGCCGGTGAGCGAGGCAGAAGGGCGGCACCGCGTGCGCCTGGCGGTGGGCAACGGGCTGCGGCCAGCCATCTGGGAGGAGTTCACGGAGCGCTTCGGCGTGCGCCAGGTCGGCGAGTTCTACGGAGCCACCGAGTGCAACTGCAGCATCGCCAACATGGACGGGAAG GTCGGCTCCTGTGGCTTCAACAGCCGCATCCTGCCCAATGTGTACCCCATCCGACTGGTGAAGGTCAATGAGGACACCATGGAACTACTGCGGGATGCCCAGGGCCTCTGCATCCCATGCCAGGCGG GGGAGCCCGGCCTCCTCGTGGGCCAGATCAACCAGCAGGACCCGCTGCGTCGCTTCGATGGCTACATCAGCGAGAGTGCCACGAGCAGGAAGATCACCCACAGCGTCTTCCGCAAGGGTGACAGCGCCTACCTCTCAGGTGTGCAGACCCTGGGGGCTGGCTGTAGGGATGGCAGGTTGCCGTCttacctccccctctcctctctgtcaGGTGACGTGCTGGTGATGGATGAGCTGGGCTATATGTACTTCCGGGACCGCAGTGGGGACACCTTCCGCTGGCGTGGGGAGAACGTCTCCACCACTGAGGTGGAGGGTGTGCTGAGTCGCCTGCTGGGCCAGACAGATGTGGCCGTGTACGGGGTGGCCGTGCCAG GGGTGGAGGGCAAAGCAGGCATGGCGGCCATTGCGGACCCCCACGGCCAGCTGAGTCCCAATGCCCTGTACCAGGAGCTGCAGAAGGTGCTGGCGCCCTACGCACGGCCCATCTTCCTGCGCCTCCTGCCCCAGGTGGACACCACAG gCACCTTCAAGATTCAGAAGACAAGGCTGCAGCACGAGGGCTTCGACCCACGCCAGACCTCAGACCGGCTCTTCTTCCTGGACCTGAAGCAGGGCCACTACCTGCCTCTGGATCAGGGTGTCTACACCCGCATCTGTTCGGGCGCCTTCTCTCTCTGA
- the SLC27A1 gene encoding long-chain fatty acid transport protein 1 isoform X5, with amino-acid sequence MRAPGAGSAAVASLVLLWLLGLPWIWSTAVALGVYVGGGGWRFLRIVCKTARRDLFGLFVLMRVRLELRWHQRARHTIPQIFQEVVRRQPEHLALVDAGSGMCWTFAQLDAYSNAVANLFCQLGYTPGDVVAIFLEGRPEFVGLWLGLAKAGMEAVLLNVNLRREPLVFCLGVSGAKALVFGRELAAVVAEVSGQLGKSLVKFCSGDLGPEGVLPDTQLLDPLLKEASTAPLAQPPGKGMDDRLLYIYTSGTTGLPKAAIVVHSSMQAADVLYDCLPLYHSAGNIIGVGQCLIYGLTVVLRKKFSASRFWDDCDKYNCTVVQYIGEICRYLLKQPVSEAEGRHRVRLAVGNGLRPAIWEEFTERFGVRQVGEFYGATECNCSIANMDGKVGSCGFNSRILPNVYPIRLVKVNEDTMELLRDAQGLCIPCQAGEPGLLVGQINQQDPLRRFDGYISESATSRKITHSVFRKGDSAYLSGDVLVMDELGYMYFRDRSGDTFRWRGENVSTTEVEGVLSRLLGQTDVAVYGVAVPGVEGKAGMAAIADPHGQLSPNALYQELQKVLAPYARPIFLRLLPQVDTTGTFKIQKTRLQHEGFDPRQTSDRLFFLDLKQGHYLPLDQGVYTRICSGAFSL; translated from the exons CGGCCTCTTTGTGCTGATGCGCGTGCGCCTGGAGCTGCGGTGGCACCAGCGCGCCCGCCACACCATCCCACAGATCTTCCAGGAGGTGGTACGGCGGCAGCCTGAGCACCTGGCGCTGGTGGACGCGGGCAGCGGCATGTGCTGGACCTTCGCACAGCTGGACGCCTACTCCAATGCCGTGGCCAACCTATTCTGCCAGCTGGGCTACACGCCAGGCGACGTGGTGGCCATCTTCCTGGAGGGCCGGCCTGAGTTCGTGGGGCTGTGGCTGGGTCTGGCCAAGGCGGGCATGGAGGCCGTGCTGCTCAACGTTAACCTGCGGCGGGAGCCCCTGGTCTTCTGCCTGGGCGTCTCGGGTGCCAAGGCCCTGGTCTTCGGACGGGAGCTGGCAGCGG TGGTGGCTGAGGTGAGTGGACAGCTGGGCAAGAGCCTGGTCAAGTTCTGTTCTGGAGACTTGGGGCCCGAGGGTGTCTTGCCGGACACCCAGCTCCTGGACCCGCTGCTGAAGGAGGCCTCCACAGCCCCCCTAGCCCAGCCCCCTGGCAAGGGCATGGATG ATCGACTCCTCTACATCTACACGTCAGGGACCACGGGGCTGCCCAAGGCTGCCATCGTCGTACACAGCAG CATGCAGGCGGCAGATGTGCTCTACGACTGTCTGCCCCTGTACCACTCGGCAG GGAACATCATTGGCGTGGGTCAGTGTCTCATCTACGGGCTGACCGTGGTCCTCCGCAAGAAGTTTTCAGCCAGCCGCTTCTGGGATGACTGCGACAAGTACAACTGCACG GTGGTCCAGTACATCGGGGAGATCTGCCGCTACCTGCTGAAACAGCCGGTGAGCGAGGCAGAAGGGCGGCACCGCGTGCGCCTGGCGGTGGGCAACGGGCTGCGGCCAGCCATCTGGGAGGAGTTCACGGAGCGCTTCGGCGTGCGCCAGGTCGGCGAGTTCTACGGAGCCACCGAGTGCAACTGCAGCATCGCCAACATGGACGGGAAG GTCGGCTCCTGTGGCTTCAACAGCCGCATCCTGCCCAATGTGTACCCCATCCGACTGGTGAAGGTCAATGAGGACACCATGGAACTACTGCGGGATGCCCAGGGCCTCTGCATCCCATGCCAGGCGG GGGAGCCCGGCCTCCTCGTGGGCCAGATCAACCAGCAGGACCCGCTGCGTCGCTTCGATGGCTACATCAGCGAGAGTGCCACGAGCAGGAAGATCACCCACAGCGTCTTCCGCAAGGGTGACAGCGCCTACCTCTCAG GTGACGTGCTGGTGATGGATGAGCTGGGCTATATGTACTTCCGGGACCGCAGTGGGGACACCTTCCGCTGGCGTGGGGAGAACGTCTCCACCACTGAGGTGGAGGGTGTGCTGAGTCGCCTGCTGGGCCAGACAGATGTGGCCGTGTACGGGGTGGCCGTGCCAG GGGTGGAGGGCAAAGCAGGCATGGCGGCCATTGCGGACCCCCACGGCCAGCTGAGTCCCAATGCCCTGTACCAGGAGCTGCAGAAGGTGCTGGCGCCCTACGCACGGCCCATCTTCCTGCGCCTCCTGCCCCAGGTGGACACCACAG gCACCTTCAAGATTCAGAAGACAAGGCTGCAGCACGAGGGCTTCGACCCACGCCAGACCTCAGACCGGCTCTTCTTCCTGGACCTGAAGCAGGGCCACTACCTGCCTCTGGATCAGGGTGTCTACACCCGCATCTGTTCGGGCGCCTTCTCTCTCTGA
- the SLC27A1 gene encoding long-chain fatty acid transport protein 1 isoform X4 — translation MRAPGAGSAAVASLVLLWLLGLPWIWSTAVALGVYVGGGGWRFLRIVCKTARRDLFGLFVLMRVRLELRWHQRARHTIPQIFQEVVRRQPEHLALVDAGSGMCWTFAQLDAYSNAVANLFCQLGYTPGDVVAIFLEGRPEFVGLWLGLAKAGMEAVLLNVNLRREPLVFCLGVSGAKALVFGRELAAVVAEVSGQLGKSLVKFCSGDLGPEGVLPDTQLLDPLLKEASTAPLAQPPGKGMDDRLLYIYTSGTTGLPKAAIVVHSRYYRIAAFVHHSYSMQAADVLYDCLPLYHSAGNIIGVGQCLIYGLTVVLRKKFSASRFWDDCDKYNCTVVQYIGEICRYLLKQPVSEAEGRHRVRLAVGNGLRPAIWEEFTERFGVRQVGEFYGATECNCSIANMDGKVGSCGFNSRILPNVYPIRLVKVNEDTMELLRDAQGLCIPCQAGEPGLLVGQINQQDPLRRFDGYISESATSRKITHSVFRKGDSAYLSGDVLVMDELGYMYFRDRSGDTFRWRGENVSTTEVEGVLSRLLGQTDVAVYGVAVPGVEGKAGMAAIADPHGQLSPNALYQELQKVLAPYARPIFLRLLPQVDTTGTFKIQKTRLQHEGFDPRQTSDRLFFLDLKQGHYLPLDQGVYTRICSGAFSL, via the exons CGGCCTCTTTGTGCTGATGCGCGTGCGCCTGGAGCTGCGGTGGCACCAGCGCGCCCGCCACACCATCCCACAGATCTTCCAGGAGGTGGTACGGCGGCAGCCTGAGCACCTGGCGCTGGTGGACGCGGGCAGCGGCATGTGCTGGACCTTCGCACAGCTGGACGCCTACTCCAATGCCGTGGCCAACCTATTCTGCCAGCTGGGCTACACGCCAGGCGACGTGGTGGCCATCTTCCTGGAGGGCCGGCCTGAGTTCGTGGGGCTGTGGCTGGGTCTGGCCAAGGCGGGCATGGAGGCCGTGCTGCTCAACGTTAACCTGCGGCGGGAGCCCCTGGTCTTCTGCCTGGGCGTCTCGGGTGCCAAGGCCCTGGTCTTCGGACGGGAGCTGGCAGCGG TGGTGGCTGAGGTGAGTGGACAGCTGGGCAAGAGCCTGGTCAAGTTCTGTTCTGGAGACTTGGGGCCCGAGGGTGTCTTGCCGGACACCCAGCTCCTGGACCCGCTGCTGAAGGAGGCCTCCACAGCCCCCCTAGCCCAGCCCCCTGGCAAGGGCATGGATG ATCGACTCCTCTACATCTACACGTCAGGGACCACGGGGCTGCCCAAGGCTGCCATCGTCGTACACAGCAG GTACTACCGCATAGCGGCATTTGTTCACCACTCCTACAGCATGCAGGCGGCAGATGTGCTCTACGACTGTCTGCCCCTGTACCACTCGGCAG GGAACATCATTGGCGTGGGTCAGTGTCTCATCTACGGGCTGACCGTGGTCCTCCGCAAGAAGTTTTCAGCCAGCCGCTTCTGGGATGACTGCGACAAGTACAACTGCACG GTGGTCCAGTACATCGGGGAGATCTGCCGCTACCTGCTGAAACAGCCGGTGAGCGAGGCAGAAGGGCGGCACCGCGTGCGCCTGGCGGTGGGCAACGGGCTGCGGCCAGCCATCTGGGAGGAGTTCACGGAGCGCTTCGGCGTGCGCCAGGTCGGCGAGTTCTACGGAGCCACCGAGTGCAACTGCAGCATCGCCAACATGGACGGGAAG GTCGGCTCCTGTGGCTTCAACAGCCGCATCCTGCCCAATGTGTACCCCATCCGACTGGTGAAGGTCAATGAGGACACCATGGAACTACTGCGGGATGCCCAGGGCCTCTGCATCCCATGCCAGGCGG GGGAGCCCGGCCTCCTCGTGGGCCAGATCAACCAGCAGGACCCGCTGCGTCGCTTCGATGGCTACATCAGCGAGAGTGCCACGAGCAGGAAGATCACCCACAGCGTCTTCCGCAAGGGTGACAGCGCCTACCTCTCAG GTGACGTGCTGGTGATGGATGAGCTGGGCTATATGTACTTCCGGGACCGCAGTGGGGACACCTTCCGCTGGCGTGGGGAGAACGTCTCCACCACTGAGGTGGAGGGTGTGCTGAGTCGCCTGCTGGGCCAGACAGATGTGGCCGTGTACGGGGTGGCCGTGCCAG GGGTGGAGGGCAAAGCAGGCATGGCGGCCATTGCGGACCCCCACGGCCAGCTGAGTCCCAATGCCCTGTACCAGGAGCTGCAGAAGGTGCTGGCGCCCTACGCACGGCCCATCTTCCTGCGCCTCCTGCCCCAGGTGGACACCACAG gCACCTTCAAGATTCAGAAGACAAGGCTGCAGCACGAGGGCTTCGACCCACGCCAGACCTCAGACCGGCTCTTCTTCCTGGACCTGAAGCAGGGCCACTACCTGCCTCTGGATCAGGGTGTCTACACCCGCATCTGTTCGGGCGCCTTCTCTCTCTGA